A portion of the Clostridium gelidum genome contains these proteins:
- a CDS encoding MATE family efflux transporter — translation MTKDMTSGNIPKQLVTFALPMILGNMFQLTYNAVDAIIVGRFVGTNSLAAVGAANPVMNIVIFFIVGICMGTSILMSEYFGEGNIKKLKREISTSMIVGIIFTIVMSIIGFFLAKPILMLIRTPIEIIPEAALYLKTIFCGLIFTFLYNIYSATLRSIGDSKTPILFLIFSSILNAILAVLLVVGLNLGVLGAAIATVVSQAVSSILCIIYVYRKVPILRFSKSEITIDTSLLKNTINYSSVTALQQICLYIGKLLVQGSVNPLGVNSIATFNAVTRIDDFAFTPQQSISSAMTIFIAQNRGGHKNERIKKGFRYGMILEIIYWTIIVFPVYFGSRSIMQLFVPDSGAQIIHLGVIYLESMALFYILPGLTNGLQGYFRGMGDLKITLISTFLQILTRVIFSYILAPRYGIAGIAFSCLAGWIVMLSYEVPSYFINRKQFISNNDKLSTSNNQ, via the coding sequence GTGACAAAAGATATGACAAGTGGTAATATACCAAAGCAGTTAGTGACATTTGCATTACCTATGATTTTAGGTAATATGTTTCAACTAACTTATAATGCAGTAGATGCTATTATAGTAGGACGTTTTGTAGGAACAAATTCGCTTGCAGCAGTGGGGGCCGCAAATCCAGTAATGAATATTGTTATATTTTTTATTGTTGGTATCTGCATGGGTACATCTATTTTAATGAGCGAATATTTTGGAGAAGGAAATATTAAAAAACTAAAAAGAGAAATATCTACTTCAATGATAGTTGGAATAATTTTCACTATTGTTATGAGCATAATTGGTTTCTTTTTAGCCAAGCCTATCTTAATGCTTATACGAACTCCAATTGAAATTATTCCAGAGGCGGCTTTGTATTTAAAAACAATATTTTGTGGACTAATATTCACTTTTTTATATAACATATATTCTGCTACATTACGTAGTATAGGTGATTCTAAAACGCCTATTTTATTTTTAATATTTTCATCTATATTAAATGCTATTTTAGCTGTTTTGCTTGTAGTTGGTTTAAACCTAGGTGTACTTGGAGCAGCTATTGCTACTGTAGTTTCACAGGCTGTATCTTCTATTTTATGTATTATATACGTATATAGAAAGGTGCCTATTTTGCGTTTTTCAAAAAGTGAAATAACAATAGATACATCCCTTTTAAAAAATACAATAAACTATAGTTCTGTTACAGCGCTTCAACAAATTTGTCTTTACATAGGTAAATTATTAGTTCAAGGATCTGTTAATCCACTCGGAGTAAACAGTATAGCAACATTTAATGCAGTTACTCGTATAGATGATTTTGCGTTTACGCCTCAGCAAAGTATTTCTAGTGCTATGACTATATTTATTGCTCAAAACAGAGGTGGTCATAAAAATGAACGTATAAAAAAAGGGTTTCGTTATGGAATGATATTAGAAATCATTTATTGGACTATAATAGTATTCCCTGTATATTTCGGTTCAAGAAGTATAATGCAATTGTTTGTACCAGACAGTGGTGCACAAATTATTCATCTTGGAGTTATTTATTTAGAAAGTATGGCGCTCTTTTACATATTGCCTGGACTTACCAACGGACTTCAAGGCTATTTTAGAGGTATGGGAGATTTAAAAATAACTTTAATTTCTACATTTCTTCAAATATTAACTAGAGTAATTTTTTCATATATACTAGCACCACGTTATGGAATAGCAGGTATTGCATTTAGTTGCCTAGCTGGATGGATAGTAATGCTTTCTTATGAAGTACCTTCATATTTTATAAATCGCAAACAATTTATAAGTAACAATGATAAGTTATCAACTAGCAATAATCAATAA
- a CDS encoding 5' nucleotidase, NT5C type — protein MKNLNICIDIDGTITDPYYWLRYANNYFNSNISESQITSYDISKVLNVDRNDYLEFYEKYKFEIHTNQKLRDDVIDTLDILHKFNNLYFITARDKSLELLTYLYLLNHEIPFDEVFILGTHNKVPKAIDLNCDIFIEDSYDNAIDLSNSGFKVILLDTNYNRFPLNNNIIRAYSWNEILQIITEMSKEKKAV, from the coding sequence ATGAAAAATTTAAATATATGTATTGATATTGATGGAACTATAACTGACCCTTATTATTGGTTACGTTATGCAAACAATTATTTTAATTCTAATATATCTGAAAGTCAAATTACATCTTACGATATTTCCAAAGTGCTTAATGTTGACCGAAATGACTACTTAGAATTCTATGAAAAATATAAGTTTGAAATTCATACTAACCAAAAATTAAGAGATGATGTCATAGATACATTAGACATACTCCATAAATTTAACAACCTCTATTTTATAACTGCTAGAGATAAATCTTTAGAACTTTTAACTTATCTATATTTATTGAACCATGAAATTCCATTTGATGAAGTTTTTATTTTAGGTACTCATAATAAAGTTCCTAAAGCAATAGATTTAAATTGTGATATTTTCATAGAAGACAGTTATGATAATGCCATAGATCTATCAAACAGTGGCTTTAAAGTTATATTACTAGATACAAACTATAATAGATTTCCACTAAATAATAATATTATTAGAGCATATAGTTGGAATGAAATATTACAAATCATAACTGAAATGTCCAAAGAGAAAAAAGCAGTTTAA